The following are encoded together in the Bradyrhizobium sp. CCGUVB1N3 genome:
- the eutC gene encoding ethanolamine ammonia-lyase subunit EutC, with translation MMRDDPPDQSDQFAVTDKLARLRRFTPARIALGRAGSGQRTATSLRFLLDHARARDAVHATLDFDSIGQSLREQDWSVVAVRSAAADRTEYLRRPDLGRRLSPAGRLAIDGQQRGNNVAIVAADGLSALAIEVNLPPLLDHLRRLLLAQGLTIGPLVLVEQGRVAIGDEIGGLLGARLVVVLIGERPGLSAADSLGAYITWQPQIGMMDSSRNCISNIRPAGLSPEDAATQIVGVIALAFKHAVTGVQLNDLRGAEAIPVVGPRE, from the coding sequence ATGATGCGCGACGACCCGCCAGATCAGAGCGATCAGTTCGCAGTGACCGACAAGCTGGCGCGCCTGCGACGCTTCACGCCGGCGCGCATCGCGCTCGGGCGGGCCGGATCCGGCCAACGGACTGCCACCAGCCTGCGGTTCCTGCTCGATCATGCGCGCGCCCGTGACGCCGTTCATGCCACGCTTGATTTCGATTCGATCGGGCAATCGCTGCGCGAGCAGGACTGGAGCGTCGTTGCGGTCCGGAGCGCTGCTGCCGATCGGACCGAATATCTGCGTCGCCCGGATCTGGGGCGCCGCCTTTCGCCCGCGGGACGTCTTGCGATCGACGGCCAGCAACGCGGCAACAATGTCGCAATCGTCGCCGCAGACGGCCTCTCAGCATTGGCTATCGAGGTCAACCTTCCGCCGTTGCTCGATCATCTGCGGCGGCTCCTGTTGGCTCAAGGCCTCACAATCGGACCACTCGTTCTCGTCGAGCAGGGACGCGTCGCGATCGGTGACGAGATTGGTGGTCTGCTTGGCGCCAGGCTGGTCGTCGTCCTGATCGGCGAACGCCCGGGCCTGTCGGCGGCTGACTCGCTCGGTGCCTATATCACGTGGCAGCCCCAGATCGGCATGATGGATTCGAGCCGAAATTGCATCTCCAACATTCGCCCCGCAGGACTGTCGCCGGAAGACGCGGCCACGCAGATCGTCGGCGTGATCGCGCTGGCGTTCAAGCATGCCGTGACGGGCGTCCAACTGAACGATTTGCGGGGTGCTGAAGCAATCCCTGTGGTCGGGCCTCGAGAATAG
- a CDS encoding alpha/beta hydrolase produces MSRQQLDAILQMSAQFPPPANGSPADMRAWFEAINAQTPIPDGAMIERVSSGPVGGDLIRYPNSDGKRLIVYFHGGGFFFGSSRSHRVVAANLARASGFSVLAADYRLAPEHPAPAAHDDALAVYRWALEQGFAPSAVCLSGDSAGGNLTIATAMRARDEGLPMPGALVVMSPALDFTGQSESFRTIADAPLLTPQLTELFKQVYFGASLPASPYLAPLNGDLSQLPATLIHVGSWELLRDDSVQLAGRLRQAGGSAELKIWDGMCHSWQLFAPMLDEGMASIEEAAAFARGRLAP; encoded by the coding sequence ATGTCCAGGCAGCAACTCGACGCGATCTTGCAGATGAGCGCGCAATTCCCGCCGCCGGCCAACGGCAGTCCGGCGGACATGCGCGCCTGGTTCGAGGCGATCAACGCGCAGACGCCGATCCCGGACGGCGCCATGATCGAGCGGGTATCGTCGGGCCCCGTCGGCGGCGATCTGATCCGCTACCCCAATTCGGACGGCAAGCGCCTGATCGTCTATTTCCACGGCGGCGGCTTCTTCTTCGGCTCGTCGCGCTCGCATCGTGTCGTCGCGGCCAATCTGGCGCGTGCGTCCGGCTTCAGCGTTCTCGCCGCCGACTACCGGCTTGCGCCGGAACACCCGGCACCCGCCGCGCATGACGATGCCCTTGCCGTCTATCGATGGGCGCTGGAGCAGGGATTTGCGCCATCCGCGGTCTGCCTGTCGGGCGATTCGGCGGGCGGCAACCTCACGATAGCGACGGCGATGCGGGCCCGCGACGAGGGCTTGCCCATGCCGGGCGCGTTGGTCGTGATGTCGCCGGCGCTCGACTTTACGGGCCAGAGCGAGTCGTTCCGCACCATTGCCGATGCCCCGCTGCTCACCCCGCAACTGACGGAGCTGTTCAAGCAGGTCTATTTCGGCGCCAGCCTGCCGGCGTCGCCCTATCTCGCGCCGCTGAATGGCGACCTGTCGCAACTGCCCGCGACCTTGATCCATGTCGGCTCGTGGGAACTGTTGCGCGACGACAGCGTGCAGCTCGCCGGGCGGCTGCGACAGGCAGGCGGTTCCGCCGAGCTGAAGATCTGGGACGGCATGTGCCATTCCTGGCAGCTGTTCGCGCCGATGCTCGACGAAGGCATGGCCTCGATCGAAGAGGCGGCGGCGTTCGCGCGTGGGCGCCTGGCACCTTGA
- a CDS encoding NAD(P)-dependent alcohol dehydrogenase → MKIRAAVAREKGAQLKLETIDLEAPRPDEILVKVKATGVCHTDLVVRDGMLPTPLPVVLGHEGAGVVEAVGAGITKVKPGDHVVMTFNSCGGCLSCQDHAASYCHEFFPRNFFAARADGSSALSADGARINGNFFGQSSFATHAICHEVNVVKVATDVPLELLGPLACGVQTGAGAVMNALKVSAGKSFAVFGSGSVGLSALMAAHVVGATTIIAVDTNPARLEIAKSLGATHVVDPRQANAVEEIMRITGTGVNFALDTTGLPAVIRNAVESLGPRGACGILGASGPDAEIVLNETHFMSAGRRLIGIVEGDANPDVFIPTLIDLYRRGRFPFDKLVRFYNFDEINAAIHDSETGAAIKPIVRMH, encoded by the coding sequence ATGAAGATCCGTGCCGCCGTCGCCCGCGAAAAGGGCGCGCAGCTGAAGCTTGAGACCATCGACCTCGAAGCCCCGCGTCCCGACGAGATCCTCGTCAAGGTGAAGGCCACGGGCGTCTGTCATACCGATCTCGTCGTCCGCGACGGCATGCTGCCGACGCCGCTGCCGGTCGTGCTCGGGCACGAAGGCGCTGGCGTCGTCGAGGCGGTCGGGGCGGGGATCACCAAGGTGAAACCCGGCGATCACGTGGTGATGACGTTCAATTCCTGTGGCGGCTGCCTGAGCTGTCAGGACCATGCCGCCAGCTACTGCCATGAATTCTTCCCACGCAATTTCTTCGCCGCACGCGCCGATGGATCGAGCGCGCTATCGGCGGATGGCGCGCGGATCAACGGCAATTTCTTCGGCCAGTCGTCGTTTGCGACCCACGCGATTTGCCACGAGGTCAATGTGGTGAAGGTCGCGACCGACGTTCCGCTCGAGCTGCTCGGTCCGCTCGCCTGCGGCGTGCAGACCGGCGCCGGCGCTGTGATGAACGCGCTGAAGGTCTCGGCCGGAAAATCCTTCGCTGTGTTCGGATCCGGATCGGTCGGGCTCTCCGCGCTGATGGCGGCGCATGTGGTCGGCGCCACCACCATCATCGCGGTCGACACCAATCCGGCAAGGCTCGAGATCGCGAAATCGCTCGGCGCGACCCATGTGGTCGATCCGCGCCAGGCCAACGCGGTCGAAGAGATCATGCGGATCACCGGCACGGGGGTGAATTTCGCGCTCGACACCACCGGCCTGCCCGCGGTGATCCGCAACGCCGTGGAGAGCCTCGGTCCGCGCGGCGCCTGTGGCATTCTCGGCGCGTCCGGACCGGATGCGGAGATCGTGCTCAACGAGACGCATTTCATGAGCGCCGGCCGCCGCCTGATCGGCATCGTCGAGGGCGATGCCAACCCCGATGTCTTCATCCCGACGCTGATCGATCTCTACCGGCGGGGCCGCTTTCCGTTCGACAAGCTCGTCAGGTTCTACAATTTCGATGAGATCAACGCGGCGATCCACGATTCCGAGACCGGCGCTGCGATCAAGCCGATCGTGCGGATGCACTGA
- a CDS encoding benzaldehyde dehydrogenase, with protein sequence MPLFLPGKQAAVATTVPSINPHRAEREDISMNMQARDFIAVDRWRGKAFLGEWSATDGGVMDISDPATRAVLGSVGIADPKDIARAAREARQAQPAWALRLPQERAAILNKAADLLEQNGEELIGWIMRESGSIQPKAAIEIEHGAGFVRHAAAIAMEPNGILLPSMEPGRSNTAKRVPHGVVGVISPFNFPLVLSIRAIAAALAVGNAVVHKPDPRTAVSGGIIIARIFEDAGLPKGVLQVVPGGAAAGEAMCADPNIAMISFTGSAEGGSKVGEVAGRHLKKVQLELGGKNSLIVLDDADVDVAASNAAWGAFLHQGQICMSTGLVLAHANIAEALATKVADKARHLPAGDPSSGQVALGPIISDAQVAKIQAIVDDAVAKGARLLAGGNHDGRYYQATVLAGVKPGMRAFEEEIFGPVACLVSFTSDDEAVELANRSDYGLAAGVISGSIARARAVGDRLAVGQLHINDQTVNGGPFAPFGGRGRSGNGSRISGPAIWEEFTQWVWTSEKPQATPYPF encoded by the coding sequence TTGCCTCTCTTTCTCCCCGGCAAGCAGGCCGCGGTCGCAACGACCGTGCCGTCAATCAATCCGCATCGGGCGGAGCGGGAGGATATTTCGATGAACATGCAGGCGCGCGATTTCATTGCCGTCGACCGCTGGCGCGGCAAGGCATTCCTGGGCGAATGGAGCGCCACCGATGGCGGCGTGATGGACATCAGTGATCCGGCAACGCGCGCGGTGCTCGGTTCGGTCGGCATCGCCGATCCAAAGGACATCGCCAGGGCCGCGCGCGAGGCGCGCCAGGCCCAGCCGGCATGGGCTCTGAGGCTGCCGCAGGAGCGCGCGGCAATCCTGAACAAGGCGGCCGATCTGCTCGAGCAGAACGGCGAAGAGCTGATCGGCTGGATCATGCGCGAGAGCGGCTCGATCCAGCCCAAGGCGGCGATCGAGATCGAGCATGGCGCTGGCTTCGTGCGCCACGCGGCGGCGATTGCCATGGAGCCCAACGGGATCCTCCTGCCGTCGATGGAGCCGGGGCGATCCAACACCGCGAAGCGCGTACCCCATGGCGTGGTCGGCGTGATCTCGCCGTTCAACTTCCCGCTGGTGCTGTCGATCCGCGCGATCGCCGCGGCGCTTGCGGTGGGTAACGCCGTGGTCCACAAACCCGATCCCCGTACGGCGGTGTCCGGCGGCATCATCATCGCGCGCATCTTCGAGGATGCCGGCCTGCCGAAGGGCGTGCTGCAGGTCGTGCCGGGCGGCGCTGCGGCGGGGGAAGCGATGTGTGCCGATCCCAACATCGCGATGATCTCCTTCACGGGCTCCGCGGAAGGCGGCAGCAAGGTCGGCGAGGTCGCCGGCCGCCATCTCAAGAAGGTGCAGCTCGAGCTCGGCGGCAAGAATTCGCTGATCGTGCTCGACGATGCCGATGTCGATGTGGCGGCGTCCAATGCCGCCTGGGGGGCGTTCCTGCATCAGGGGCAGATCTGCATGTCGACCGGACTCGTGCTCGCGCATGCGAATATTGCGGAAGCGCTGGCGACGAAGGTCGCCGACAAGGCGCGGCATCTGCCCGCGGGCGATCCGTCGTCAGGGCAGGTTGCGCTCGGTCCCATCATCAGCGATGCGCAGGTCGCGAAGATCCAGGCGATCGTCGACGATGCGGTAGCGAAGGGTGCGCGGCTGCTGGCCGGCGGCAACCATGACGGACGCTATTACCAGGCGACCGTGCTCGCCGGCGTGAAGCCCGGCATGCGCGCGTTCGAGGAGGAAATTTTCGGACCCGTTGCCTGCCTCGTCAGCTTCACCAGCGACGATGAAGCGGTCGAGCTTGCCAATCGCTCCGACTATGGCCTCGCCGCCGGCGTGATTTCCGGCTCGATCGCGCGGGCGCGCGCCGTCGGCGATCGCCTTGCGGTCGGCCAGCTCCACATCAACGACCAGACCGTCAATGGCGGGCCGTTCGCGCCATTCGGCGGGCGCGGCCGTTCCGGCAACGGCAGCCGCATCAGTGGGCCCGCGATCTGGGAGGAGTTCACGCAGTGGGTGTGGACCTCGGAGAAGCCGCAAGCGACGCCGTATCCGTTCTGA
- a CDS encoding sigma-54-dependent Fis family transcriptional regulator, with the protein MTERETRISLAEASRRAARILTRGASSELETGAAPTFNDLAESLHFALGDGRIWLNDQRMVLMQSQVLGRLRSEIIDAFGVETARALFTRVGYMQGMRDAELIQKRFPNEDLTHALAAGPRVHTLEGFVKVTTRHFEFDRDKCTYFGEFLWEDSSEAAEHLASYGLASEPVCWLQVGYPSGYTSKLCGWPVIFREVECAGMGAPRCVVVGQHADAWGEDAPERNYFGLEWKSRPAHAVGKTVVAADQSAPPSGDDSTVAVGVSAAFVRTRRQLERVAATDATVLFIGESGVGKELFSSQLHAMSRRNSGPFVAINCAAIPEQLVESELFGVEKGAYTGAIASRAGYFERASGGTLFLDEIASLTYSAQGKVLRALQERKIERVGGSKTISLDVRVVAASNVDLTAEVAAGRFRQDLYFRLCVFPIAIPPLRERRDDIPLLMAHFLGIYCARHDRHLTGFSRRATDALLKYDYPGNIRELQNLIERGVVYADDGGIIDISHLFSGSELLPPFSIQLTSDGRLGRTPLLGLDPSSTEERDTAAFNSGASFAEGSFAEMEVAAYRSALTQTDGNVSAAARLLKISRPKLDYRLRRLGLRP; encoded by the coding sequence GTGACGGAGCGTGAAACCCGGATCTCACTGGCGGAAGCATCTCGCCGCGCCGCCCGGATTCTCACCCGCGGTGCCAGCAGCGAACTTGAGACCGGCGCTGCGCCGACCTTCAACGATCTCGCCGAGTCGCTGCACTTCGCGCTCGGCGATGGCCGCATCTGGCTCAACGACCAGCGCATGGTGCTGATGCAGTCGCAGGTGCTCGGGCGCCTGCGAAGCGAGATCATCGACGCCTTCGGGGTCGAGACCGCCCGCGCGCTGTTCACCCGCGTCGGTTACATGCAGGGCATGCGTGACGCGGAGTTGATCCAGAAGCGCTTCCCGAACGAGGACCTCACCCACGCGCTCGCGGCCGGGCCGCGCGTCCATACGCTGGAAGGCTTCGTCAAGGTGACGACGCGGCATTTCGAATTCGACCGCGACAAGTGCACGTATTTCGGCGAGTTCCTGTGGGAGGATTCCTCGGAAGCCGCCGAGCACCTCGCAAGCTACGGCCTCGCCAGCGAACCGGTCTGCTGGCTACAGGTCGGCTATCCCTCCGGCTACACCAGCAAACTGTGCGGCTGGCCGGTGATCTTCCGCGAGGTCGAATGCGCCGGCATGGGCGCGCCGCGCTGCGTGGTGGTCGGCCAGCACGCCGATGCATGGGGCGAGGACGCACCCGAGCGCAACTATTTCGGGCTGGAATGGAAGAGCCGCCCGGCGCACGCCGTCGGCAAGACCGTGGTCGCAGCGGACCAAAGCGCACCGCCCTCAGGCGACGACAGCACCGTCGCGGTCGGCGTCTCTGCCGCGTTCGTCCGCACCCGCCGCCAGCTCGAACGCGTTGCCGCGACGGATGCCACCGTGCTGTTCATCGGCGAATCCGGGGTCGGCAAGGAGCTGTTCTCCAGCCAGCTTCACGCCATGAGTCGGCGCAACAGCGGTCCGTTCGTGGCGATCAACTGCGCGGCTATCCCGGAGCAGCTCGTCGAATCCGAATTGTTCGGCGTGGAGAAAGGCGCCTATACCGGCGCCATCGCCTCGCGCGCCGGCTATTTCGAACGCGCCTCCGGCGGCACGTTGTTTCTCGACGAGATCGCGTCATTGACCTATTCGGCGCAGGGCAAGGTGCTGCGTGCGCTGCAGGAACGCAAGATCGAGCGCGTCGGCGGCAGCAAGACCATCTCGCTCGACGTCCGCGTGGTGGCAGCGTCCAATGTCGACCTGACCGCCGAGGTCGCGGCCGGCCGGTTCCGGCAGGATCTGTATTTCCGGCTCTGCGTGTTTCCGATCGCCATCCCGCCGCTGCGCGAACGCCGCGACGACATCCCGCTCTTGATGGCACATTTCCTCGGGATTTATTGTGCGCGGCACGATCGGCACCTCACGGGCTTCAGCCGACGCGCCACCGACGCGCTGCTGAAGTATGATTATCCCGGCAACATCCGTGAACTGCAAAACCTGATCGAGCGCGGCGTCGTCTATGCCGACGACGGCGGCATCATCGACATCAGCCATCTCTTCAGCGGCTCGGAGCTGCTGCCGCCCTTCTCGATACAGCTCACCAGCGACGGACGGTTGGGCCGCACGCCGCTGCTCGGTCTCGATCCATCGTCGACGGAAGAAAGAGACACCGCCGCGTTCAACAGCGGCGCGTCGTTCGCGGAAGGGTCGTTTGCAGAGATGGAGGTCGCCGCCTATCGCTCCGCGCTGACCCAAACGGACGGCAACGTGTCAGCCGCCGCGCGCCTGTTGAAGATCAGCAGACCAAAGCTGGACTATCGACTGCGCCGTCTCGGCCTGAGGCCATAG
- a CDS encoding ABC transporter ATP-binding protein produces MTNCIRIERLTIARGGKQVVHGVDLEIPPGQVTALLGANGAGKSSLVLAAAGALPVSSGSVLIDGKSIVGLRPEQVRRLGVAAVPEGHHVLGELSVIDNLRVAGHHLPGRKREDGIEDALDTFPELRQKLGARAGSLSGGQQQMVVLAQAIVDRPRYILADELSFGLAPVIVARLVPVIIQLAESGVGVLLIEQFTHIALRVSRQVYVMERGNIRFSGKPEELEKNPDILHSAYLAVG; encoded by the coding sequence ATGACTAATTGCATCCGGATCGAGCGTCTGACAATTGCACGGGGCGGCAAGCAGGTTGTGCATGGCGTCGATCTCGAGATTCCTCCGGGGCAGGTTACGGCCTTGCTTGGCGCAAATGGTGCGGGCAAGAGTTCGCTGGTTCTAGCTGCAGCAGGCGCATTACCCGTCTCGTCCGGCTCCGTGTTGATTGACGGCAAATCAATTGTGGGCCTTAGGCCCGAGCAGGTCCGCCGCCTCGGAGTTGCTGCCGTTCCCGAAGGGCACCACGTGCTTGGTGAGCTATCGGTCATCGATAATCTTCGGGTCGCCGGTCATCATCTGCCAGGCCGCAAGCGCGAGGACGGCATTGAGGATGCGCTCGATACGTTTCCGGAGCTACGCCAGAAGCTCGGCGCGCGCGCCGGATCGCTCTCCGGCGGTCAGCAGCAGATGGTCGTACTTGCCCAGGCCATCGTCGATCGCCCGCGCTATATCCTCGCGGACGAATTGTCGTTTGGGCTTGCTCCGGTGATTGTAGCCCGGCTGGTTCCGGTGATCATTCAACTCGCCGAGAGCGGCGTCGGAGTCCTGCTCATCGAACAGTTCACGCATATCGCGCTGCGAGTGTCCCGTCAGGTCTACGTTATGGAACGAGGCAATATCCGATTCTCCGGCAAGCCGGAGGAGTTAGAGAAAAATCCGGACATCCTTCACAGTGCGTACTTGGCAGTTGGCTGA
- a CDS encoding ABC transporter ATP-binding protein, producing MNALSASIDAPITGLIGPNGAGKTTLLNVLSGFITPTAGRVTIDDHDIARLATHRRSAFGIRRTFQTEQVVLNLSVWDNVAGMLDHVPYGMRSRNDVIADALRYAGLSDRAHQMGGALAMSDRRMVEIARCIVGAPKIIMMDEPGAGLSESESDFMRQTIVGIPKFCGAQVLLVDHDVDLISATCAKTLVLDFGTMIAYGPVGETLKDPKVRAAYLGESA from the coding sequence TTGAACGCGCTGAGCGCGTCGATCGATGCGCCCATAACTGGCTTGATCGGTCCGAACGGTGCGGGCAAGACGACGTTGCTCAACGTACTGAGCGGCTTCATTACCCCTACCGCCGGACGCGTAACAATCGACGATCACGATATCGCTCGCCTGGCGACGCATCGGCGTTCGGCATTCGGTATCCGCCGCACGTTCCAGACCGAACAAGTGGTACTCAATCTCTCGGTCTGGGACAATGTCGCCGGGATGCTCGATCATGTTCCGTACGGAATGCGCAGCCGTAACGACGTCATCGCCGATGCTCTACGCTATGCGGGACTCTCGGATCGAGCTCACCAGATGGGTGGCGCCCTTGCGATGAGCGACCGCCGCATGGTCGAGATTGCAAGATGCATCGTCGGCGCGCCGAAGATCATCATGATGGACGAGCCCGGGGCGGGTCTGAGCGAGTCGGAATCTGATTTTATGCGTCAGACCATCGTCGGCATCCCGAAATTCTGCGGCGCCCAGGTTCTTCTCGTCGATCATGACGTCGACTTGATCTCGGCGACCTGTGCGAAGACGTTGGTGCTCGATTTCGGTACCATGATCGCCTACGGCCCGGTGGGTGAGACCTTGAAAGATCCTAAGGTGCGTGCCGCCTATCTCGGAGAATCCGCATGA
- a CDS encoding ABC transporter permease, whose product MPNLGPFVVSGLATGAVYALSAVGIVVLFRASGVVNLAQGAIGALSAIIAWQIGNSGSPPWIGWIAGIAAAIAVSLGYGRLLAPRVAHSDPVVRAVATLGLALVLLGLMDFFWGEYGRVLRLPTDSLGIRIMDVRVTYTRLIAVGLTCVVTVGTILFLGWTRMGLAMRALANRREISALLGVPVLKVDSWAWVMSGLIAGVSGILLANLARMQPLFLTFMVIPAIAAAIAGRVQSLGVAVIGGLAIGAIEAIGTPIPAIASYRTLAPFVFAVVALIFLQRHGQPLIAGGIGLGADDIRSVSVRGNSRLGTLVGIVAGVIIALVVALATPELASSYWLRVLTASLILALGSLATGILYAQLGMVSLCQFALVGVGGWVALRTWHAIHWPFELSLLCGGIGAALFGLIFGLPALRMRGLYLALATLMIAGGFQVVITAIDFPDGGVGFIGKVYNGPRLYMGRPQFATTDAGYFRYCLATLVAAYLIVVGHQRSRVGRAWAMMRRSEACALSASVNIVAYKIWAFVLAGFLAGICGGLLAGLIGTLDLTSFPASESILLFAVTVIGGAYSWLGPILAGLLLRAVPGLLNDWHIDGNVATIIFGAGLLHALITAPRGIAGQILDTVARIRTFAGEVGRGRAA is encoded by the coding sequence GTGCCAAATCTCGGTCCTTTCGTCGTTTCCGGGCTCGCTACCGGCGCGGTGTATGCGCTATCGGCAGTTGGAATCGTAGTTCTCTTTCGCGCCTCCGGCGTGGTCAATCTTGCGCAGGGTGCGATAGGCGCACTTTCGGCAATCATCGCCTGGCAAATCGGGAATTCAGGCAGTCCGCCGTGGATCGGGTGGATTGCGGGCATCGCTGCCGCGATCGCGGTTTCACTGGGTTACGGTCGTCTCCTCGCCCCGAGAGTGGCCCATAGCGACCCGGTGGTACGTGCAGTGGCCACACTTGGGCTTGCGCTGGTGTTGCTCGGCTTGATGGATTTCTTCTGGGGAGAGTATGGCCGCGTTCTGCGCCTGCCGACCGACAGTCTCGGGATCCGAATCATGGATGTGCGGGTAACCTATACCCGCCTGATCGCCGTCGGACTGACCTGCGTGGTAACGGTCGGCACCATCCTCTTCCTTGGTTGGACTCGCATGGGGCTTGCGATGCGGGCGCTCGCCAATCGACGGGAAATCAGCGCGCTGCTCGGCGTGCCGGTCTTGAAGGTCGATTCCTGGGCCTGGGTCATGTCGGGGCTGATTGCCGGCGTCAGCGGCATCCTGCTCGCCAATCTCGCACGAATGCAACCTCTGTTTCTGACCTTCATGGTCATTCCGGCAATCGCCGCCGCGATCGCCGGTCGCGTCCAGTCGCTCGGTGTCGCGGTCATTGGAGGCTTGGCAATCGGCGCGATAGAAGCGATCGGCACTCCCATTCCCGCTATTGCGTCCTATCGAACGTTGGCGCCGTTCGTCTTCGCTGTTGTCGCCTTGATCTTCTTGCAGCGTCACGGACAGCCGCTGATCGCTGGTGGAATAGGGTTGGGCGCCGACGATATACGCTCCGTCAGCGTTCGGGGGAATTCGCGCCTTGGGACGCTTGTGGGGATCGTCGCCGGGGTGATCATAGCCCTTGTGGTGGCCCTCGCGACACCCGAGCTCGCGAGCTCTTATTGGCTGCGGGTGCTGACGGCCTCCTTGATCCTGGCGCTCGGCTCGCTCGCCACCGGGATTCTCTATGCGCAATTGGGTATGGTTTCGCTGTGCCAGTTCGCACTGGTGGGCGTCGGCGGTTGGGTGGCGCTGCGCACTTGGCACGCGATTCACTGGCCGTTCGAGCTGTCGCTCCTGTGCGGCGGCATCGGGGCGGCGCTGTTCGGCCTGATCTTTGGATTGCCAGCACTCCGCATGCGTGGTCTCTACCTCGCGTTGGCGACCTTGATGATCGCCGGCGGATTCCAGGTGGTGATTACCGCCATTGATTTCCCCGACGGCGGCGTGGGTTTCATCGGCAAGGTCTACAACGGGCCGCGTCTTTATATGGGCCGTCCCCAGTTCGCGACGACAGATGCCGGCTATTTTCGCTATTGCCTCGCTACGCTCGTCGCTGCCTATCTCATCGTCGTAGGGCATCAGCGCTCGCGAGTCGGGCGTGCCTGGGCGATGATGCGTCGGAGCGAAGCATGCGCACTATCTGCCAGCGTCAACATCGTCGCCTACAAGATTTGGGCCTTCGTGCTTGCCGGCTTCCTTGCAGGCATATGCGGCGGGCTGCTTGCGGGTCTGATCGGCACGCTCGACCTAACCTCGTTTCCGGCGAGCGAATCCATTTTGCTTTTCGCGGTGACGGTTATCGGTGGCGCCTATAGCTGGCTGGGTCCGATTTTGGCGGGCCTGTTGCTGCGGGCTGTTCCCGGCCTCCTCAACGATTGGCACATCGACGGAAATGTCGCGACGATCATATTCGGAGCGGGTCTGCTCCATGCCTTGATCACGGCACCGCGCGGAATTGCGGGTCAGATACTCGATACCGTAGCGCGGATCAGGACATTCGCCGGGGAAGTGGGGCGGGGGAGGGCAGCATGA
- a CDS encoding ABC transporter substrate-binding protein yields the protein MTSSAKRGALAIASMLAALIFGHPAEAAPAPKCGLNSGKPATGSPIPIGGIVGRTGPADFSSSGDAAAAYFKCVNENGGINGRPIEYTLEDDAWKPEQAAQAAAKLVIDKKVVALVGSNSFVECAANEATYEKNDVLVVGAVGIPRDCFFGKNYSSTNAGPRLSNLGAVQYMHQKFGVKNIVCIAPNIPGVGEFSCDGVKAWGATKGAVVSVILIDPAAIDMTSIVLQAMSFKPDLIEASLPRDGVIALLKAAEDQDLGSKVKFAAPTSVYNLEFPKTIGPYWDNKVYAQLELEPFDKASPDMLNWYAVLDKYARKDIQRDTFNQAGYLSARWIVEIMMQMDPTKIDRSSVTAALRGMKSGYLSDIACGPWYFGPGNRHNPNHAGSVAVVSGEKWVTQQSCFEVEDPDLVDVLATEKEIGIRK from the coding sequence ATGACATCATCTGCAAAAAGGGGCGCACTGGCCATCGCATCGATGCTTGCGGCGCTCATTTTCGGTCACCCGGCGGAAGCCGCGCCGGCGCCGAAGTGCGGATTGAACTCTGGGAAGCCCGCAACCGGATCGCCAATTCCGATCGGAGGTATCGTCGGCAGAACAGGTCCGGCCGACTTCAGCTCTTCCGGCGATGCGGCCGCCGCGTATTTCAAGTGCGTCAATGAAAATGGCGGCATCAACGGCCGTCCGATCGAATACACGCTCGAGGACGACGCCTGGAAGCCCGAGCAAGCTGCGCAAGCGGCCGCCAAGTTGGTTATCGACAAGAAGGTGGTTGCGCTAGTGGGTAGCAACAGCTTCGTCGAATGTGCCGCCAACGAAGCGACATACGAAAAGAATGATGTGCTCGTCGTCGGAGCCGTCGGCATTCCCCGCGATTGCTTCTTTGGCAAGAACTATTCGTCGACGAACGCGGGACCTCGCCTGAGCAACCTTGGAGCGGTGCAATACATGCACCAGAAATTCGGCGTCAAAAACATCGTCTGCATTGCGCCCAACATTCCAGGCGTCGGCGAATTTTCCTGTGACGGCGTCAAGGCCTGGGGCGCCACAAAGGGGGCCGTAGTCAGCGTCATTCTGATCGACCCCGCAGCGATCGACATGACTTCCATCGTTCTCCAGGCGATGTCGTTCAAGCCCGATCTCATCGAGGCGAGCCTGCCGCGCGACGGCGTGATCGCCTTGCTCAAGGCCGCCGAAGACCAGGATCTCGGATCCAAGGTGAAGTTCGCAGCGCCAACCTCGGTCTATAATCTGGAGTTTCCAAAGACCATCGGTCCCTACTGGGACAACAAGGTCTATGCCCAGCTAGAGCTCGAACCCTTCGATAAGGCTTCGCCCGACATGCTGAACTGGTATGCGGTTCTCGACAAGTACGCACGCAAGGACATTCAGCGCGATACCTTCAATCAAGCCGGCTATCTCTCGGCCCGCTGGATCGTCGAGATCATGATGCAGATGGACCCGACGAAAATCGATCGTTCATCCGTTACGGCCGCTCTCCGCGGAATGAAATCGGGCTATCTGTCGGACATCGCCTGTGGCCCCTGGTATTTCGGGCCGGGAAATCGGCACAATCCCAACCATGCCGGTTCGGTGGCCGTGGTGTCGGGCGAAAAATGGGTGACCCAACAATCATGTTTCGAGGTCGAAGACCCCGACCTCGTCGATGTTCTCGCGACGGAAAAGGAAATCGGTATTCGCAAGTAA